A segment of the Luteolibacter sp. Y139 genome:
TCCGCCACATCGAAGAAGAGGAAGCCTCAGTGGAAAATGAGGCCCATTTCCTGCACCAGTCGAATCCTTCGTCCGTGATCCTCGCTGCGCAGGCGGCCACCCAAATGGTCGACCTGTGGCGAAGGGCCATCAAGAAGGTGCTCGGCGACGTGCACCCGCTTGGCCAATCGGTATTCGTCAACCACACCCACGACAATCTGGCTGACGACTACGGCCTCGACCGGGACAAGCCTCTCGAGCCGAAGTCGTGAGCCCGGTCAGACGGCCCTAGTCCGCTTAAGGGACGCGGAAGTACTTCTTCTCCTCAGGAGGATAGGTCGGATCGGCCATCAGCCGGCCGCTCGGGACGCCGTCCACGTCGAGCACCTTGTTGTTAAACGGGCTGAAAACGAAGCCCGGCTTACCCGGCACGGCTCGCGCCACCGGGACGTTCTTCCTGTCGGGTGGCGTTGGAGCAGGCGGCTGAGGCTCAGGCTGGGGCTGAGGCTCAGGAGTGGGATTGGGAGTCGGCTTGGGCCCAAGTTCCGGCTGAGGCCCGGGTGGCTTTTCCGGTCCAGGCGCAGGCTTCCGTGCCGGTGGCGCCGCAGACGGACGCTGGAATGGCTCCGATCGGTGGTTCAGTCCGAGTAACCACGTGCAGCTGGAAAACTGCGAAGCTACCAACAGCAAAACGGCCACGCGAATCACCCGCATACTTTTCATGCTGGAAAAACAGCACATCAGGTCCCGGACCGCAAGCCAAATGCTATTAAAATAGCATTTCATCTGCTGTGACCGCTGCCCGAACTTGCCGGCAAGCACCGCTCCGGCCAGCTTCCGCGGCGTGGATCTCTCCAAATACCTCCGCATGGACCCGCACCTCCTGTTAGGCCTGCTCAATACCGAGCTGCGGAACCACTGCGACTCGCTGGACGACCTCGTGAAGACCCACGGGCTGGATCCCAAGAAGCTGACGGAGAAGATGGCGAAGGTCGGCTACGAGTATCAGGCGGCACAG
Coding sequences within it:
- a CDS encoding DUF4250 domain-containing protein gives rise to the protein MPASTAPASFRGVDLSKYLRMDPHLLLGLLNTELRNHCDSLDDLVKTHGLDPKKLTEKMAKVGYEYQAAQNQFR